From the Candidatus Brocadia sp. genome, one window contains:
- a CDS encoding acyl-CoA thioesterase has translation MKIHEIKIRVRYQETDQMGIVYYGNFFIYFEMGRTEYLRNLGLPYSELEKEHIYFPVTEAHCRFRSPAHYDDILIIQTWISELKHATVEFNHKVICEGDNKLVVEGFSRLACLNANRKPIPMPEKLKRLLQEGEKE, from the coding sequence ATGAAAATTCACGAAATTAAAATCCGCGTTCGTTATCAGGAAACCGACCAGATGGGTATTGTCTATTACGGCAATTTTTTCATCTATTTTGAGATGGGCCGGACGGAATATTTGCGAAATCTTGGATTGCCGTATTCAGAATTGGAGAAAGAGCATATCTACTTTCCCGTTACCGAGGCCCACTGCCGGTTTCGTTCTCCCGCTCACTATGATGATATTCTCATTATTCAGACCTGGATTTCTGAACTGAAGCATGCCACAGTAGAATTTAACCATAAAGTAATTTGCGAGGGTGATAACAAACTCGTCGTTGAGGGTTTTTCAAGGCTCGCCTGCCTCAATGCCAACCGTAAGCCAATCCCTATGCCTGAAAAGCTGAAAAGGCTTTTGCAGGAGGGAGAAAAGGAATAA